In Helicobacter anatolicus, a single genomic region encodes these proteins:
- a CDS encoding argininosuccinate synthase domain-containing protein: MKALALFSGGLDSLISMKLLKDQGIEVIALHFNIGFGGNYDKREYLLNATKQIGVELMICDIRQQFFDNVLFTPKYGYGKYFNPCIDCHANMFIQAFDKLLELNADFVISGEVLGQRPKSQRREALDQVKKLIKEAGKNPKFSHLLAKDTNDTSKPQSLDELILRPMCAKLLQPSFMEKNGWVDRERLLDISGRGRTRQLQMAKDFGWKYYEKPGGGCLLTNTSVALKLKDLSNHRKMILEDTHMVKVGRYMILEQNARCVIARNEEENIKLSQFNPMMEKIELLNCLGPVGLVEKNASLSDKILAGRITLGYGKTNLEQTYKVKIGSEEYDLTPYNKEEAQKFLLLNNI, from the coding sequence ATGAAAGCTTTAGCACTTTTTAGTGGCGGACTAGATAGTTTAATTTCCATGAAATTACTCAAAGATCAAGGTATTGAAGTCATTGCTCTACATTTTAATATTGGTTTTGGCGGTAATTATGACAAAAGAGAATATCTTTTAAATGCTACAAAACAAATTGGTGTAGAATTAATGATTTGCGATATTAGACAACAATTTTTTGACAATGTGCTTTTTACTCCAAAATATGGCTATGGCAAATATTTTAACCCCTGCATTGATTGCCATGCAAATATGTTTATTCAAGCTTTTGACAAACTCTTGGAATTAAATGCGGATTTCGTCATTAGTGGCGAAGTTTTAGGACAAAGACCAAAAAGCCAAAGAAGAGAAGCACTAGATCAAGTTAAAAAACTCATCAAAGAAGCAGGGAAGAATCCAAAGTTCTCGCATCTACTTGCAAAAGATACTAATGATACAAGCAAGCCTCAAAGTCTTGACGAGCTTATTTTGCGCCCTATGTGTGCAAAACTTCTACAACCAAGTTTCATGGAAAAAAATGGTTGGGTAGATCGCGAAAGATTACTTGATATTTCTGGTCGCGGCAGAACAAGACAATTACAGATGGCAAAAGATTTTGGCTGGAAATATTATGAAAAACCAGGTGGAGGATGCCTGCTTACAAACACAAGTGTTGCATTAAAACTCAAAGATTTAAGCAATCACAGAAAAATGATTCTTGAAGATACACATATGGTAAAAGTCGGAAGATATATGATTTTAGAACAAAATGCAAGATGTGTAATTGCAAGAAATGAGGAAGAAAATATAAAGTTATCACAATTTAATCCGATGATGGAAAAAATAGAATTGTTAAATTGCCTTGGACCAGTTGGGCTTGTTGAAAAGAATGCCAGCTTATCGGATAAAATTTTAGCAGGGCGTATTACTTTGGGATATGGCAAAACAAACCTAGAACAAACCTATAAAGTCAAAATAGGTTCTGAAGAATATGACTTAACGCCGTACAATAAAGAGGAGGCACAGAAATTTCTTTTACTAAATAATATTTAA
- a CDS encoding ATP-binding protein, producing MTKRIFWAIFSSALLTFFIGVFLFGYFLEQEIHKKILQNMKEEARFIKNYFPNLQKITNLFTSNRITILQQNGEVIFDNKVHKDHLDNHKNREEIIQLSPNKEKFITRYSHTMHQKTFYYATYLNNDTILRIANYQDSFLQILNNVFYYLFGVILAILFFSYLLSSYLSKLIIKPLNLFDFNKPSIQIYDEFLPFITKITQQENIIKEKNQTLKNKQLKLEVLMQNMQESFLIIDHSFKIVSFNKSAQKLFGPITPYTDILTISRKKEIKEAITQALKGNQSELTLQFNNAYYQFLISTIYEENKIMGAMIFILDITEKKEVENLRKEFSANVSHELKTPLTSILGYAELIKNNLVDTKDMSNFGDKIYQQSQHLLNLINDIIKISKLDENHFTEEKELFYLKEVVENVLSHLNHKDITITLEGECQIYGVKTLIKDLIFNLCDNAIKYNKPQGKIFITLKQNNKNASFSIQDTGIGINLHNQKRVFERFFREDKSHSSNIPGTGLGLSIVKHIISLHNFNLFLTSKPQEGSTFLITWNLP from the coding sequence ATGACAAAACGCATTTTTTGGGCGATTTTTTCTAGTGCATTACTGACTTTTTTTATCGGGGTTTTTTTATTTGGTTATTTTTTAGAACAAGAAATTCACAAAAAAATTTTACAAAACATGAAAGAAGAAGCCCGATTTATCAAAAATTATTTTCCCAATCTTCAAAAAATCACAAATCTTTTCACTTCTAACAGAATCACAATTTTGCAACAAAATGGTGAAGTAATTTTTGATAATAAAGTACATAAAGATCATTTAGATAATCATAAAAATAGGGAGGAAATTATCCAACTATCCCCAAACAAAGAAAAATTTATCACTCGCTATTCCCACACAATGCACCAAAAAACTTTTTACTATGCCACATATCTAAATAATGATACAATCTTGCGTATTGCAAACTATCAAGATAGTTTTTTACAGATTCTTAATAATGTTTTTTACTACCTTTTTGGTGTAATTCTTGCAATCTTATTCTTTTCTTATCTACTTTCTTCCTATCTCTCCAAGCTTATTATCAAGCCATTAAATCTTTTTGATTTTAATAAGCCTTCTATTCAAATTTATGATGAATTTCTCCCCTTTATTACCAAAATCACCCAACAAGAAAATATCATCAAAGAAAAAAATCAAACTCTAAAAAATAAGCAACTAAAACTTGAAGTTTTAATGCAAAATATGCAGGAATCTTTTTTAATTATTGATCATTCTTTTAAAATTGTTAGTTTTAACAAAAGCGCACAAAAACTTTTTGGTCCCATCACTCCTTATACCGATATCCTTACTATTAGTCGCAAAAAAGAAATCAAAGAAGCAATTACACAAGCCCTTAAAGGTAATCAAAGCGAATTAACCTTGCAATTTAATAATGCATATTATCAATTTCTTATCAGCACAATTTATGAAGAAAATAAAATCATGGGCGCAATGATTTTTATCCTTGATATAACAGAAAAAAAAGAGGTTGAAAATCTAAGAAAAGAATTTAGTGCTAATGTTTCCCACGAACTCAAAACTCCACTCACTTCAATTCTAGGATATGCAGAACTTATCAAAAATAATCTCGTAGATACAAAAGACATGTCAAATTTTGGAGATAAAATCTATCAGCAATCCCAGCATCTTTTAAATCTTATTAATGATATTATCAAAATCTCCAAACTTGATGAAAATCATTTCACAGAAGAAAAAGAACTTTTTTATCTCAAAGAAGTAGTAGAAAATGTATTGAGCCATCTTAATCATAAAGATATTACTATCACATTAGAAGGAGAATGTCAAATTTATGGTGTCAAAACACTAATCAAAGATCTTATTTTTAATCTCTGTGACAACGCTATTAAATACAATAAACCTCAAGGAAAAATTTTTATCACTCTCAAACAAAATAATAAAAATGCAAGTTTTAGCATTCAAGACACTGGCATAGGTATCAATCTACATAATCAAAAAAGAGTGTTTGAACGCTTTTTTAGAGAGGATAAGAGCCATTCTTCAAATATTCCTGGCACAGGTCTTGGGCTTAGCATTGTCAAACATATTATTTCTTTACACAATTTCAATCTATTTTTAACAAGCAAACCTCAAGAAGGTAGCACTTTTCTTATTACTTGGAATCTCCCTTAA
- the dnaG gene encoding DNA primase → MIKQDSIEMLKQQIDIVEIIGNYVDLKKMGSVFGACCPFHNEKTPSFMVSPIKNLYHCYGCGVGGDSITFIMEIEKIGYREAIEKLAQLSNFTLEYEKNTKKKFDEEYKLFDDAKNFFKSQLTIHKHLYEYLTKRGLTKESIEKFELGYCSTSFEMIKFCDQNLLNKQKLTELGILGYNNNRYYARFNERIIFPIHSPLGKPVGFGGRSLKDNVAKYINSPQSQFFNKSKLLYGYHIAKEHIYRNEQIIITEGYLDVIMLHQAGFKTAVATLGTALTSDHLPLLNKGNPKIILSYDGDNAGIKAAHKAAFMLAMAKKEGGVVIFEGGLDPADMVQKGQIEQLQNLFNKPKPFIEFVLEQISKNFDLKNPLQKEQALKESLNFLHNLSPLLQEEYKNFIAKTLSIPLHLIPTKYKTQKQNFASKTFIPPFLEQNSHLEELIIKYILDDPNLLNFALDYIDSSIFSIHQDTFQALIDGNLMHPKIIGIQLNPKLITTPNGFQNELKILILRYNNRLLNEVSEDSTLDFTEKSFRIRKIKNSILRLKQGELIAYESFSTF, encoded by the coding sequence ATGATCAAGCAAGATTCCATAGAAATGCTCAAACAACAAATTGATATTGTAGAGATTATTGGAAATTATGTTGATCTAAAAAAAATGGGGAGTGTTTTTGGTGCATGTTGCCCATTTCACAATGAAAAAACCCCCAGTTTTATGGTAAGCCCCATTAAAAATCTCTATCATTGCTATGGATGTGGTGTTGGCGGAGATAGTATTACTTTTATTATGGAAATTGAAAAAATTGGCTACAGAGAAGCTATTGAAAAACTTGCTCAACTCTCCAACTTTACGCTAGAGTATGAAAAAAATACCAAAAAAAAATTTGATGAAGAATATAAGCTTTTTGATGATGCTAAAAACTTTTTCAAATCCCAACTTACAATACATAAGCATCTTTATGAATACCTCACCAAAAGAGGATTAACTAAAGAAAGTATTGAAAAATTTGAACTTGGATATTGTAGTACAAGTTTTGAAATGATAAAATTTTGCGATCAAAATCTTTTAAATAAACAAAAACTTACAGAACTTGGCATTCTTGGATATAACAACAATCGATATTATGCAAGATTTAATGAAAGAATCATTTTTCCCATACACTCTCCTCTTGGAAAACCTGTAGGATTTGGAGGTAGGAGCTTAAAAGATAATGTCGCCAAATATATCAATAGCCCACAAAGTCAATTTTTTAATAAATCCAAACTTTTATATGGCTACCATATTGCCAAAGAGCATATTTATCGCAATGAGCAAATTATCATCACAGAGGGTTATCTTGATGTGATTATGTTGCATCAAGCTGGATTTAAAACCGCAGTAGCTACTTTGGGTACTGCACTCACTAGTGATCACCTCCCTCTTTTAAATAAAGGAAATCCAAAAATAATTTTAAGCTATGATGGAGACAATGCAGGGATTAAAGCTGCACATAAAGCTGCATTCATGCTTGCAATGGCAAAAAAAGAAGGAGGAGTGGTAATCTTTGAGGGTGGTCTAGATCCTGCGGATATGGTACAAAAAGGACAAATTGAGCAACTACAAAATCTTTTTAATAAACCAAAACCATTTATTGAATTTGTTTTAGAACAAATTTCTAAAAATTTTGATCTCAAAAATCCCCTACAAAAAGAACAAGCACTCAAAGAATCATTAAATTTTTTACATAATCTAAGTCCATTATTACAAGAAGAATATAAAAATTTTATTGCAAAAACCCTCTCTATCCCCTTGCACCTCATTCCCACAAAATATAAAACCCAAAAACAAAATTTTGCTTCAAAAACTTTTATCCCCCCTTTTTTAGAACAAAATTCCCATTTAGAAGAACTTATTATTAAATATATTTTAGATGACCCCAATCTCTTAAATTTTGCACTAGATTATATTGATAGTAGCATTTTTAGCATACATCAAGATACATTTCAAGCACTTATTGATGGTAATCTTATGCATCCAAAAATTATTGGAATCCAACTAAACCCTAAACTTATCACTACACCAAATGGATTTCAAAATGAATTAAAAATCCTCATCTTACGCTATAATAACAGGCTTTTAAACGAGGTTTCAGAAGATTCTACATTAGATTTTACTGAAAAAAGCTTTAGAATCAGAAAAATAAAAAATAGTATTTTAAGATTAAAACAAGGAGAATTGATAGCCTATGAAAGCTTTAGCACTTTTTAG
- a CDS encoding response regulator transcription factor has translation MIYILEDDNNIAELITYTLKTQNMEAKAFHMPSDFFQALQEFPPKLILLDIMLPEQDGLSILQQLKNKSQTANIPVILLTAKDNEFDKVKGLDMGADDYITKPFGILELLARIKAILRRINNDKKTTFIFKDFYFDVQKHIASINNIPLKLTLKEFNLLYLFLCNPNIVFTRDQIASLVWKDDCAGASRTIDIHIKTLRKKLGIYGDLITTIRGVGYKFDKKILE, from the coding sequence ATGATTTATATTCTTGAAGATGATAATAATATTGCTGAACTTATCACCTACACACTAAAAACACAAAATATGGAAGCAAAAGCCTTCCATATGCCATCAGATTTTTTTCAAGCCTTGCAAGAATTCCCTCCAAAATTAATTTTACTAGATATTATGTTGCCTGAGCAAGATGGCCTAAGCATCTTACAACAACTCAAAAACAAATCTCAAACCGCCAATATTCCTGTCATTTTACTCACCGCAAAAGATAATGAATTTGACAAAGTCAAAGGTCTTGATATGGGTGCAGATGATTATATTACCAAACCTTTTGGAATTCTAGAACTCCTAGCAAGAATCAAAGCTATTTTAAGACGCATTAATAACGACAAAAAAACCACCTTTATTTTTAAAGATTTTTATTTTGATGTACAAAAGCATATTGCCTCTATCAATAATATCCCTCTCAAACTCACTCTCAAAGAATTTAACCTTCTTTATCTTTTTTTATGCAATCCTAATATTGTTTTTACACGCGATCAAATTGCATCTTTAGTATGGAAAGATGATTGCGCTGGCGCTAGTCGCACAATTGATATACATATCAAAACATTGAGAAAAAAATTAGGAATCTACGGTGATTTAATCACTACCATTCGTGGTGTAGGTTATAAATTTGATAAAAAGATTTTAGAATGA
- the phoU gene encoding phosphate signaling complex protein PhoU, with product MRTLFNHQLETLNTELIKMGGLCEEIILLAIQALNHFQDHYQEAYKLETLIDSQERNIQDLCMQILLQQQPIATDLRKVYSALKIISDMERIGDMSLDITKIAKTLPVNSNLDIKNLANGIIDMVTKSIDCFVKQDLKIVQEVILQDDIIDKEFYAFKQKIITKLTMHAEKSEEYIDYLMIAKYFEKIGDHATNIAEWVYYSITGNDQNDLYS from the coding sequence ATGCGAACACTTTTTAATCATCAACTTGAAACACTAAATACAGAACTTATTAAAATGGGTGGATTATGTGAGGAAATTATTTTACTTGCAATTCAAGCATTAAATCATTTTCAAGATCACTATCAAGAGGCATATAAATTAGAAACTCTTATTGATTCTCAAGAGCGAAATATTCAAGATCTTTGTATGCAAATTTTATTGCAACAGCAACCTATTGCCACAGACTTAAGAAAAGTATATTCTGCATTAAAAATAATTTCTGATATGGAGAGAATTGGAGACATGTCTCTAGATATTACAAAAATTGCAAAAACTCTTCCTGTAAATTCTAATCTTGATATCAAAAATCTTGCAAATGGTATTATTGATATGGTTACAAAAAGCATTGATTGCTTTGTGAAACAAGATTTAAAAATCGTTCAAGAAGTCATCTTGCAAGATGATATAATTGACAAAGAATTTTATGCATTCAAACAAAAAATTATTACAAAACTTACAATGCATGCTGAAAAAAGTGAGGAGTATATCGATTATTTAATGATTGCTAAATATTTTGAAAAAATTGGCGATCATGCCACTAATATCGCAGAATGGGTATATTACTCTATAACAGGAAATGATCAAAATGATTTATATTCTTGA